A part of Cryptococcus decagattii chromosome 2, complete sequence genomic DNA contains:
- a CDS encoding Fe-S cluster assembly protein DRE2 — MPAPAPPIVPAHHSALATQVVLGSMERAPEYQAILTSLKSAAPPSSSVQGEMVDRILDNATTLPPPPLTIHLVLPLPLPSNLLPAIPPSTELFIHIPADSESQLGVLHSALASHSFTSVLPTPSPSILAYTSPSTSSLPTVVSVPSPAPSSSAPVTPGATRPLQLRRNGDKARKAALWAIDSPLLPDGGKSLLTPADRARPECVFPAENGKPVKRRRACKDCTCGLKELEQEEEAQTSAAVKEAQKAFFLEGDDDIPENLKKATEGMEGIWPVEKRAEAKKTSSCGSCYLGDAFRCASCPYIGLPPFKPGEKVQISIGDDI, encoded by the exons ATGCCTGCACCCGCCCCCCCGATTGTTCCCGCCCACCATTCTGCACTCGCCACCCAGGTCGTGCTTGGCTCGATGGAAAGAGCTCCCGAGTACCAGGCGATCCTCACGAGTCTCAAATCTGCCGCGCCGCCTTCCTCGTCAGTCCAGGGCGAGATGGTAGACCGTATCTTGGATAATG CCACTACTCTCccccctccacctctcaCCATCCACCTTGTCCTgcctcttccccttccgTCCAATCTCCTTCCAGCTATTCCACCATCCACTGAACTATTCATACATATCCCGGCTGACTCTGAATCTCAACTTGGCGTATTACATTCCGCTCTTGCTTCTCACTCATTCACTTCCGTCCTCCCTactccctctccatccaTTCTCGCGTATACATCACCTAGCACCTCATCACTTCCTACCGTCGTATCTGTCCCCTCGCCTGCGCCTTCCAGCTCAGCGCCCGTCACTCCAGGTGCCACTCGTCCGTTACAGCTCCGTCGGAATGGCGACAAGGCTCGCAAAGCTGCTCTTTGGGCGATAgactctcctcttcttcctgacGGTGGCAAATCACTCTTGACTCCTGCTGACCGCGCCCGGCCAGAGTGTGTTTTCCCGGCAGAGAATGGGAAACCCGTGAAGCGACGTAGGGCATGCAAGGATTGCACTTGCGGGTTGAAGGAGCttgagcaggaggaggaggctCAGACTTCGGCAGCTGTCAAGGAGGCCCAAAAGGCATTCTTCTTGGAGGGCGACGATGACATACCGGAGAACCTTAAGAAGGCAACAGAGGGGATGGAAGGTATCTGGCcggtggagaagagagcGGAAGCGAAAAAGACGAGTAGCTGTGGTAGCTGTTACCTGGGAGATGCGTTTAGGTGTGCTAGTTGTCCATATATCG GTCTTCCTCCGTTCAAGCCAGGCGAGAAAGTCCAGATTTCCATTGGCGACGATATCTAA